In Ipomoea triloba cultivar NCNSP0323 chromosome 7, ASM357664v1, a single genomic region encodes these proteins:
- the LOC116024917 gene encoding uncharacterized protein LOC116024917: MQLMDCLLEAEKSSRDQQRKKLGDTLIFDEPEEVPCADLPVDALKNVDVIPPKSKRVQKKKHTEKRAYDSEELVRHMSNLPSYLERGKVPREKAFNVGVLDWKRLERWQKQYKQIPGRSNGYSPSSSNTSSLFLAEGSSSNSSTGHSSSMHHSTLQSHLNMSSTEGSSGSVNLQELNSCAGKPLEIHQRVPKTTHSSVEVETSLKEFSRDSDLQHAIKNRRSQYIKDDCSTFNGETILEGDNELHISCSNANADFDCKERCKSIVLIVPKDRQESSNGLSSSTSDSAEKLKATKKSFYDVCNHTVSQAQTSSGVSHCCYIHNKADTISYSQTGLASKIDEKGMDLSSILNEPSTYPGKSPSSPTGGKNLESNKSSGVLKNPTTVTSFDGSNPIKENAEATKVRNPSPTHRFRIASSGKGWSSNAKDISTVPSVVKQHNAQSGQERVEGVVSIDHTCDKSSANGRSKSSPLRRLLDPLLKPRKSTSDHFTGSSEVDSTSRDRRSKSAPRQVESLTSRSMKVKLDLKGCKTIEVDNACPTAKHRPLRMQALFQVAVKNGVPLFKFAVENEGNILAATMKQVNSPTKQKNNWIYSFCTIREMKKKGGNWANQGGKDKSRGYISSVIAQMKVSDAPFSVSSQKSYCQSSIREFVLFATETKESGQQISELQPTHELAAIVVKLSHGSTRHLCSSAQQDLNSASAIESGSRGEVGGCSGREDFSMTVILPGGNHGLPGKGEPSPLIERWKSGGSCDCGGWDLGCKLRVLANHCEVIRGSSSANIQSTAGRFELFYQGDDQENKPVFSLCAFKDGIFSVEYSSSLTLLQAFSICISILNVRKQDGIREANSSCAENSSEGIMPSDFPNKAQVEFPDKYISIPPISPVGRV; this comes from the exons ATGCAGCTTATGGACTGCCTTTTAGAGGCTGAGAAAAGCTCAAGGGACCAGCAGAGAAAAAAATTGGGGGATACGCTGATCTTTGATGAGCCCGAAGAAGTACCTTGTGCTGACCTTCCTGTTGATGCATTAAAAAATGTGGATGTAATTCCACCAAAATCTAAAAGAGTACAGAAAAAGAAGCATACTGAAAAGAGGGCATATGACAGTGAAGAGCTTGTCAGACACATGTCAAATCTGCCAAGCTATCTAGAAAGAGGAAAAGTCCCGCGGGAAAAAGCTTTCAATGTTGGTGTCCTTGATTGGAAGCGTCTAGAAAGGTGGCAAAAACAATACAAGCAAATTCCCGGTAGGAGTAATGGGTATTCACCATCCAGCAGCAATACCTCTTCACTTTTCTTAGCAGAGGGTTCTTCATCCAATTCTAGCACAGGTCATAGCAGCAGTATGCACCACTCTACACTGCAATCTCATCTAAATATGTCATCCACGGAAGGTTCTTCTGGAAGTGTCAACTTGCAAGAACTAAACTCTTGTGCAGGTAAACCCTTGGAGATACATCAGAGAGTCCCAAAGACAACTCATTCTTCAGTTGAGGTAGAAACTAGTCTGAAGGAATTTAGTAGAGATTCAGACTTGCAGCATGCTATTAAGAATAGAAGATCACAATATATCAAGGATGATTGCTCGACTTTCAATGGAGAAACTATATTGGAGGGGGACAATGAGTTGCATATCTCATGTTCAAATGCTAATGCTGATTTTGACTGCAAAGAAAGATGCAAATCAATTGTCCTCATTGTGCCCAAAGATAGACAAGAAAGTAGTAATGGTTTATCATCTAGCACATCTGACTCAGCAGAGAAATTAAAAGCAACTAAGAAAAGCTTTTACGATGTATGTAATCATACTGTCTCGCAGGCACAAACCTCCTCTGGTGTCTCCCATTGTTGCTACATTCATAATAAAGCAGACACCATTAGCTATTCACAGACAGGACTAGCCAGCAAAATAGATGAGAAAGGTATGGACCTGTCATCAATACTAAATGAACCTTCAACGTATCCAGGCAAAAGCCCATCCAGTCCTACAGGAGGGAAAAATCTGGAGTCCAACAAATCATCTGGGGTGCTAAAAAATCCAACTACAGTCACATCTTTTGATGGGTCAAACCCTATAAAGGAAAATGCAGAAGCTACTAAAGTAAGAAACCCTTCTCCGACCCATCGATTTAGAATTGCAAGCAGTGGAAAAGGCTGGAGCTCTAATGCAAAAGATATTTCAACTGTACCGTCAGTTGTCAAGCAACATAATGCTCAATCTGGACAAGAGAGGGTTGAGGGTGTTGTGTCTATTGATCATACTTGTGACAAATCAAGTGCCAATGGCAGGTCTAAGTCTAGTCCTCTGAGAAGGTTGCTGGACCCATTACTGAAGCCAAGGAAAAGCACTTCTGATCACTTTACTGGATCGTCAGAGGTTGATTCAACTTCTAGGGATAGGCGTTCCAAATCAGCTCCCAGACAAGTAGAATCTCTTACTTCACGCTCAATGAAAGTAAAACTTGATTTGAAAGGTTGTAAAACAATAGAAGTTGATAATGCTTGTCCTACTGCAAAGCACAGACCCTTGAGGATGCAAGCTCTTTTTCAAGTAGCTGTGAAGAATGGTGTCCCTCTGTTTAAATTTGCAGTGGAGAATGAAGGTAACATTTTGGCAGCCACAATGAAGCAGGTGAACTCACCCACAAAGCAGAAGAACAATTGGATCTATTCATTCTGTACCATACgcgaaatgaagaaaaaaggcGGGAATTGGGCAAATCAGGGAGGCAAAGACAAAAGTCGTGGATATATTTCTAGTGTCATTGCTCAGATGAAGGTTTCTGATGCTCCATTCTCTGTAAGCAGCCAGAAGTCTTACTGTCAATCGAGTATTAGGGAGTTTGTTTTATTTGCCACAGAGACTAAAGAATCAGGTCAGCAAATATCAGAGCTGCAGCCAACCCATGAGCTTGCAGCCATTGTTGTCAAATTATCCCATGGGAGTACTAGGCATCTCTGTAGTAGTGCCCAGCAGGATCTCAACAGTGCTAGCGCCATAGAGTCAGGTTCAAGAGGGGAAGTTGGGGGCTGCTCTGGTAGGGAAGACTTTAGCATGACTGTTATTCTTCCCGGTGGTAATCATGGATTACCTGGGAAAGGTGAACCTTCTCCACTTATTGAAAGATGGAAGTCGGGTGGGTCATGTGACTGTGGGGGGTGGGATTTGGGCTGCAAACTAAGAGTTCTTGCCAACCATTGTGAGGTGATTAGGGGATCCAGTTCAGCTAACATTCAGTCCACTGCTGGACGATTTGAGCTTTTTTATCAG GGAGATGATCAAGAGAACAAGCCGGTTTTCAGCTTGTGCGCATTCAAGGACGGGATCTTCTCAGTTGAGTACAGCTCATCTCTAACACTCTTACAAGCATTCTCTATTTGCATATCAATTTTGAATGTTAGAAAACAGGATGGAATTCGTGAAGCAAATAGCTCATGTGCGGAGAATTCTTCTGAAGGCATCATGCCATCAGATTTTCCCAACAAGGCCCAAGTAGAGTTCCCTGATAAGTATATTTCAATTCCACCCATCTCCCCTGTTGGAAGGGTGTAG